A genome region from Cryptococcus neoformans var. neoformans B-3501A chromosome 8, whole genome shotgun sequence includes the following:
- a CDS encoding hypothetical protein (HMMPfam hit to Aminotran_3, Aminotransferase class-III, score: 409.2, E(): 4.8e-120) produces the protein MPSFEPAVSSHIAPLPSASKPLPLTTSTEGLQALADKHITKGLGRLRDHVFKEGKGLRVLTTENQKLLDFTSGIGVTSLGHAHPDVTAAIISQAQSIIHVQCAIGLSEPYVQLVESLLTMMPDPSLDSFFFWNSGSEAIEAAIKVSRTKTKRNNIVVMQGGYHGRTSGAAALTRSKTSFFRGTGPLMPCVYTTPFPYWHAMGLPKDTPEEVLTEQAILGIENLLQQQTAPEDTAAIFLEPVIGEGGYIPAPTAYVKHLRKLCDKYGIMLVIDEIQTGFGRTGKTFAIEHTGVTPDIMVYAKGFANGMPISGIVTRKEIMDVMAPGSLGGTYSGNVVACAAALATTRYMRTHDILGNVQARSEQLFKGLREIQEDEANGGWMIEEVRGKGLMIAIEFKDPNSKLTSSHNRGDISLPGNLNKLVQDACYDRGLLVLTTSIYPVLRLIPALVLSEEEVDEALKIIKESVKEVASVIEGN, from the exons ATGCCTTCCTTCGAGCCTGCTGTTTCTTCTCACATCGCTCCCCTCCCTTCGGCATCAAAGCCTCTTCCGTTAACCACCTCTACCGAGGGCCTTCAGGCTCTCGCTGACAAGCACATCACCAAGGGACTTGGTAGACTCCGAGACCATGTTTTCAAAGAGGGCAAAGGTCTTCGAGTCCTGACAACC GAAAACCAAAAACTCCTCGACTTCACCTCTGGTATTGGAGTCACTTCCCTGGGCCATGCTCATCCCGACGTTACGGCTGCCATTATCTCCCAAGCACAATCCATCATTCATGTCCAATGCGCTATCGGTCTCTCCGAGCCATACGTGCAATTGGTCGAGTCATTGCTGACTATGATGCCTGACCCAAGCTTGgacagcttcttcttctggaaTTCTGGATCTGAGGCAATTGAGGCCGCCATAAAGGTCTCCAGGAccaagacgaagaggaacaaCATTGTGGTAATGCAGGGTGGTTACCATG GGCGAACTTCTGGCGCTGCGGCCTTGACTCGATCCAAGACTTCTTTCTTTAGGGGCACTGGACCTTTGATG CCATGCGTCTACACCACTCCTTTCCCTTATTGGCACGCAATGGGTCTTCCCAAAGACACTCCTGAGGAAGTCCTCACTGAACAAGCCATTTTGGGCATCGAAAACTTGCTTCAACAGCAGACTGCTCCCGAAGACACTGCTGCCATCTTCCTTGAGCCTGTCATCGGCGAGGGTGGATACATTCCTGCGCCTACCGCTTATGTTAAGCACTTACGAAAGCTCTGTGACAAGTATGGTATCATGCTCGTGATTG ACGAGATTCAAACAGGTTTCGGACGTACAGGAAAGACTTTCGCCATCGAGCACACTGGTGTCACACCCGACATCATGGTCTACGCCAAAGGTTTCGCCAACGGAATGCCTATCTCTGGTATCGTTACCAGAAAGGAGATCATGGACGTTATGGCTCCTGGTTCTTTG GGGGGCACTTACTCAGGTAACGTGGTCGCATGTGCTGCTGCTCTCGCCACTACTCGATACATGCGTACTCATGATATCCTTGGCAACGTCCAAGCTCGATCCGAGCAGCTTTTCAAGGGCCTCCGCGAGATCCAGGAAGACGAGGCCAATGGTGGCTGGATGATAGAGGAGGTTCGAGGCAAGGGT CTCATGATTGCCATCGAGTTCAAAGACCCTAACTCTAAACTCACTTCATCCCATAACCGCGGCGATATTTCTCTTCCTGGTAACCTTAACAAGCTCGTCCAAGACGCTTGTTACGACAGAGGATTGCTCGTCCTCACTACAAGTATCTACCCTGTCCTGCGATTGATCCCTGCTTTGGTTCtgagtgaagaggaagtggatgagGCTTTAAAGATTATTAAGGAATCTGTGAAGGAGGTTGCTAGTGTCATCGAGGGAAACTAA
- a CDS encoding hypothetical protein (HMMPfam hit to Iso_dh, Isocitrate/isopropylmalate dehydrogenase, score: 351.5, E(): 1.2e-102) codes for MPSNSRQHNIAVIPGDGIGIEVTASTLKVLRAVQKKVGGFELSFDELDYGSARYKAQGSYTPAGWLDHLRKSDAIFFGAVGDPDVPDHISLWELILPMRQTFQQYVNIRPSSILPGIPSRIVGTKPGDLDWIIVRENTEGEYAGQGGRTHVGTEWEVATELAVFTRKGVERVMRFAFETAQSRPKKLLTVVSKSNAQRYGLLLWDEVAEIVSKDFPDVKWDKMLVDAMTVRMVAKPTSLDTIVTTNLHGDILSDLAAGLSGSIGIAHSASLDPTRTSPSLFEPVHGAAFDIMGKDLANPIAAIMSAAEMLRWLGENEAADLVEKACKQSIADGQTTGDLGGKLKTSQVTEAVCKILETL; via the exons ATGCCTAGCAACTCTCGACAACACAACATTGCTGTCATTCCCGGCGATG GCATCGGAATAGAAGTTACAGCATCCACTTTAAAGGTCCTTAGGGCTGTCCAGAAGAAAGTAGGAGGCTTCGAGCTCTCTTTCGATGAACTCGATTATGGAA GCGCCCGATATAAGGCTCAGGGCTCCTATACCCCGGCGGGATGGCTTGATCACCTTCGAAAGTCTGATGCCATCTTCTTTGGTGCGGTCGGTGACCCAGACGTTCCGGATCACATCTCTCTATGGGAGCTTATCTTGCCCATGCGGCAGACTTTCCAACAATACGTCAATATCCGACCGTCCTCTATCCTCCCCGGTATCCCTTCACGTATAGTAGGCACTAAGCCTGGGGATCTCGATTGGATTATTGTCCGTGAGAACACCGAGGGTGAATATGCAGGACAAGGAGGTAGAACGCACGTCGGCACGGAATGGGAAGTGGCGACGGAGTTGGCAGTGTTCACCAGGAAAGGTGTCGAAAGAGTTATGCGTTTCGCTTTCGAGACTGCTCAAAGTAGACCGAAGAAGTTGTTGACGGTAGTTTCCAAGAGCAATGCCCAA CGTTATGGATTGCTTTTGTGGGACGAGGTTGCGGAAATTGTGTCAAAGGACTTCCCAGATGTCAAATGGGATAAGATGCTG GTCGACGCCatgactgtaaggatggTTGCCAAGCCCACCAGTCTCGATACTATAGTTACTACAAACTTGCACGGAGA CATCTTGTCTGACCTGGCTGCCGGACTTTCTGGATCTATCGGTATTGCCCATTCTGCCTCTCTTGATCCCACTCGCACTTCACCTTCTCTGTTCGAACCTGTTCACGGTGCTGCATTCGATATCATGGGAAAGGATCTCGCCAATCCCATCGCTGCAATCATGTCCGCTGCTGAAATGCTGAGATGGTTGGGAGAAAATGAGGCGGCAGACTTGGTAGAAAAGGCGTGTAAGCAGAGCATCGCGGATGGCCAGACAACAGGTGATTTGGGAGGGAAATTGAAGACAAGTCAGGTTACAGAGGCCGTTTGTAAGATTCTGGAGACCCTCTAA
- a CDS encoding hypothetical protein (Match to EST gb|CF192310.1|CF192310; HMMPfam hit to Aldedh, Aldehyde dehydrogenase family, score: 666.8, E(): 1.4e-197) — translation MPSLTQTKDLASLLSDASHFKQKGYINGEWVSASDGATFPLYNPATGAKLADMPHMPRSQVAEAINAAKAAFPAWAALTAYQRQNYLLKLFKEMEEHSEDLAIILCTENGKPLAESRVEISYGASFLTWNAAEALRTYGQTIPSPFPGTRNTVIKQPIGVCGLITPWNFPNAMITRKMAPALAAGCTVVIKAPAETPLSALAMCVLCERVGIPPGVVNVVTMDKGQREMAAGLELCENVKVSKISFTGSTPVGRLLMKQSSGTLKKLSFELGGNAAFIIFDDADLDLAVNGVILSKFRAAGQTCICANRIFVHSKIYDDFARRLVERVKAFKVGNGIEEGVTIGPLVSQRGVEKVERHVQDAVGLGAKVLVGGKRIDKGEGSCFYEPTVLVDVPRQCAVSNEETFGPLAPLFKFDDEDDVVERANSSEVGLAAYFFTKDLARTHRVAEKLEVGMVAVNTGAIAQACVPFGGVKQSGFGREGGPSGIDEFMVEKLITIGGL, via the exons ATGCCGAGCCTTACTCAAACTAAAGACCTTGCC TCCTTGCTCTCAGATGCTTCCCATTTCAAGCAGAAGGGGTACATCAATGGCGAATGGGTATCTGCTTCTGATGGGGCTACTTTTCCCTTGTATAACCCTGCGACTGGCGCCAAACTTGCCGACATGCCTCATATGCCACGCTCTCAGGTCGCCGAGGCTATC AATGCCGCCAAAGCTGCTTTTCCAGCGTGGGCCGCTCTCACCGCTTACCAAAGACAGAACTACTTGTTAAAGCTGttcaaggagatggaggagcaCAGCGAGGATCTGGCTATCATTCTTTGTACGGAGAACGGAAAGCCTTTGGCCGAGAGTCGAGTAGAGATTTCTTATGgagcttccttcttgacttGGAATGCCGCTGAAGCACTGAG AACCTACGGCCAGACCATCCCCAGTCCTTTCCCTGGGACACGCAACACTGTTATCAAGCAACCGATCGGCGTCTGTGGCTTGATCACCCCCTG GAATTTCCCCAATGCCATGATCACCCGTAAAATGGCTCCTGCTCTCGCTGCAGGTTGTACCGTCGTCATCAAAGCTCCCGCCGAAACTCCCTTATCCGCTCTCGCCATGTGTGTCCTTTGCGAGCGTGTTGGTATCCCCCCTGGTGTCGTTAACGTTGTGACCATGGACAAAGGGCAGAGAGAAATGGCTGCGGGTCTTGAGCTCTGTGAGAA CGTCAAGGTCTCCAAAATTTCATTTACCGGATCAACTCCTGTCGGTCGTCTCCTCATGAAGCAAAGTAGCGGGACGCTCAAGAAGCTGTCGTTTGAATTGGGGGGAAACGCAGC GTTCATCATATTTGACGATGCCGACCTCGACTTGGCAGTCAATGGCGTCATTTTATCCAAGTTCCGTGCCGCTGGGCAGACATGTATCTGCGCT AACCGTATATTTGTCCATTCCAAGATCTACGATGACTTTGCAAGGCGGTTGGTCGAGCGAGTCAAAGCGTTCAAAGTCGGCAACGGTATCGAGGAAGGTGTTACTATTGGTCCCCTTGTCTCACAACGAGGTGTGGAAAAAGTCGAGCGACATGTGCAAGACGCAGTTGGTCTTGGTGCAAAGGTTCTTGTTGGAGGAAAGCGAATCGATAAGGGCGAAGGGTCATGCTTCTACGAACCCACAGTCCTCGTTGATGTACCTCGACAATGTGCCGTCTCAAACGAAGAAACTTTCGGCCCCCTTGCACCTCTATTCAAgtttgacgatgaggacgatgTTGTCGAGAGAGCCAACAGCAGTGAGGTCGGCCTTGCCGCGTACTTCTTCACCAAGGACCTTGCTAGGACACACCGAGTTGCAGAGAAGTTGGAGGTTGGGATGGTTGCTGTCAACACTGGTGCTATCGCGCAAGCATGTGTACCTTTCGGTGGCGTGAAGCAAAGTGGGTTTGGAAGGGAAGGCGGCCCTTCTGGCATTGACGAGTTcatggtggagaag CTCATCACCATCGGAGGTCTGTAG
- a CDS encoding hypothetical protein (HMMPfam hit to UPF0061, Uncharacterized ACR, YdiU/UPF0061 family, score: 107.5, E(): 3.2e-29), giving the protein MTSSKPLHQLPFAARTLQSSVPQLPLSSQPSAQRRSTIFKSSTPGIWARVNPMWAPWPIRVSKEEAEDLGINVEKGEKIDAEDIMKSWEPCEVLEQGAENGLDVKSSKRRVKLDPVILGISPSALKDSLPHLDVGDLLEICKTGEQPTNGDPAREIFIDVLSGRKVLASDSYGPWATRYSGHQFGGWAGQLGDGRAVSVLETESEQGGRQEIQLKGAGRTPFSRADDGLAHLRSGVREFLGCEAVAALGIPTTRALTLLTIPLPYLPVFREGTIHPSSLLTRVAPSFIRVGHFEALNPPSSAAGGKQFFVGGGGWVDDQTDEEGEDEGNGNFEGLRDLGEWMKEIMEVKEGWKSWVDEVIKKNAEMVAKWQVYGYMNGVINTDNVTLMGITIDYGPYAFMDVFDQKHISNQSDPTGMYAYRNQVSRVQFALSKFIDSVSPLLGYESIHGDIPKGWSEGKTKEDIREWSEKGKEVMKGWEKSFEEYEEESEMNGWYQRFGLKTKQQFDQRDIKYDFLNYLQLHNLDFHTAFRGLCEFSPTKASQESGDKYIKEFVPHWVKSAVDESASDDSLKLVEGDFVQWFGMYAKRANLEDEKFAWGTTDDWEPARAANMRKKNPTFVLRQWILEELLGKMEEALTDPYKAAQSKDDVDKQKVEEGVRTARRELWKILEMATKPFENWGQGEGSREELEAQRRLCGVGAKEMFGYQCGCSS; this is encoded by the exons ATGACCTCTTCAAAGCCTCTGCATCAGCTGCCATTTGCAGCCAGAACCCTACAGTCTTCTGTACCCCAGCTTCCCCTCTCCTCGCAGCCATCCGCCCAACGCCGCTCCACAATCTTCAAAAGTTCTACTCCCGGAATATGGGCTCGAGTAAATCCCATGTGGGCTCCGTGGCCTATTCGAGTCAGTAAagaggaagctgaagatTTGGGTATTAACGTAGAGAAAGGCGAGAAAATCGATGCGGAGGATATTATGAAAAGCTGGGAGCCCTGTGAGGTGCTCGAACAGGGTGCAGAGAATGGACTGGACGTGAAGAGTTcgaagagaagggtgaaGCTTGACCCGGTCATATTGGGTATTTCGCCTTCAGCTCTAAAGGATTCTTTGCCGCACCTTGATGTTGGTGACCTTCTGGAAATTTGCAAGACTGGTGAACAACCTACCAATGGCGATCCGGCGAGGGAAATCTTCATTGACGTCCTATCTGGACGCAAAGTTCTTGCGTCGGATTCTTACGGCCCATGGGCGACCAGATACTCGGGGCATCAATTCGGAGGATGGGCTGGTCAACTAGGAGATGGTAGAGCCGTTTCGGTTCTGGAAACTGAGAGCGAACAAGGTGGTCGGCAGGAGATCCAGCTCAAAGGTGCTGGACGTACACCCTTCTCAAGAGCTGATGATGGCTTGGCCCATTTACGAAGCGGCGTTAGAGAGTTCCTCGGCTGTGAAG CTGTTGCTGCGCTCGGTATTCCTACAACGCGGGCTCTCACCCTTCTCACCATTCCCCTCCCGTACCTCCCAGTTTTCCGAGAAGGAACTAttcacccttcctctcttttgACCCGTGTTGCACCTTCCTTCATTCGAGTAGGTCATTTCGAGGCGCTCAATCCACCATCTTCGGCAGCGGGTGGGAAGCAGTTCTTCGTAGGAGGTGGCGGTTGGGTAGATGACCAAACggatgaagagggcgaAGACGAAGGGAATGGGAATTTTGAAGGTCTGAGGGACCTAGGAgagtggatgaaggagattaTGGAGGTCAAAGAAGGGTGGAAATCATGGGTCGACGAGGTGATCAAGAAAAATGCGGAGATGGTCGCCAAATGGCAGGTATATGGCTATATGAATGGGGTGATCAACACCGATAACGTGACCCTCATGGGTATCACGATTGATTATGGCCCTTATGCTTTCATGGATGTATTTGACCAGAAACACATCTCAA ATCAATCAGACCCTACCGGGATGTATGCCTATCGTAATCAAGTATCTCGCGTCCAATTCGCACTGTCCAAATTCATCGACTCTGTATCCCCTTTACTCGGCTACGAATCAATCCACGGCGACATCCCTAAAGGATGGAGTGAGGGCAAGACTAAAGAAGACATCAGAGAATGGAgtgaaaaaggcaaagaggTCATGAAGGGCTGGGAAAAGAGCTTTGAAGAGTATGAGGAAGAATCTGAGATGAATGGATGGTATCAG AGATTCGGTCTCAAGACGAAACAGCAGTTCGATCAGCGTGATATCAAATACGACTTTTTAAACTATTTGCAACTTCACAATCTTGATTTCCACACGGCTTTCAGAGGCCTCTGCGAATTTTCACCTACCAAAGCAAGTCAAGAAAGCGGAGATAAGTATATTAAGGAATTTGTTCCACACTGGGTGAAGTCAGCAGTTGACGAGTCTGCTTCCGACGATTCCCTTAAATTGGTAGAAGGAGACTTTGTCCAATGGTTTGGGATGTATGCCAAGAGAGCGAACCTCGAGGACGAAAAATTTGCCTGGGGTACTACCGATGACTGGGAACCCGCGCGCGCTGCGAATATGCGAAAGAAGAATCCTACATTCGTGCTTCGTCAATGGATCCTAGAGGAATTGCTTGGtaagatggaagaagctctTACGGATCCATACAAGGCTGCACAGAGTAAGGATGATGTGGATAAACAGAAGGTAGAGGAAGGGGTTAGAActgcaagaagagagtTATGGAAGATTCTTGAG ATGGCCACCAAACCATTTGAGAACTGGGGGCAAGGTGAGGGGTCTCGAGAGGAGCTTGAAGCGCAGAGACGTTTATGCGGAGTTGGGGCAAAAGAGATGTTTGGTTACCAATGCGGTTGTTCTAGTTAG
- a CDS encoding hypothetical protein (Match to ESTs gb|CF186212.1|CF186212, gb|CF186430.1|CF186430; HMMPfam hit to LUC7, LUC7 N_terminus, score: 179.8, E(): 5.6e-51): MGRLAEAQRRLLEQMMGPEAMGIQAVNLDWWNEKVCRNFLFGTCLHTLFGNTKMDLGPCPKVHSDRILKQFREHAEANPNDPRLSAFRQEHENSLYSFVEDCDRRIRASQRKLEKTPEENRKTVDLMREIGEIELSIQGGTEEIEALGEAGKVEESMEKLAAVDALKAMKAEKEKDLQHLNENAGASGHQKLRVCETCGAMLSVLDSDKRLADHFGGKLHLGYHELRKILSAFSEARMTGRPIPIIPPKSPRADGDEPLPFSAPAIPATAPAAPTGPRSGLNPPMGPSGNEPQTPHHARVPPAEEMPVVGHGDKVKREAGELVEDLKEERAMEERDKERERYRERERDRDDRHDRNRYDDRDRDRYRDRDRERDSRYGGDRDRKKSYDRERSRSPVKRRVL; this comes from the exons ATGGGCCGATTAGCCGAAGCACAGAGAAGGCTCCTCGAG CAAATGATGGGCCCCGAAGCAATGGGTATCCAGGCGGTCAATCTCGACTGGTGGAACGAAAAAGTCTGTAGGAACTTCCTCTTCGGAACATGCCTGCACACCTTGTTTGGTAACACC AAAATGGATCTTGGACCATGCCCCAAGGTTCATTCTGACCGTATCCTCAAACAATTTCGAGAGCATGCCGAAGCGAACCCCAACGATCCCAGGCTATCTGCTTTCAGACAAGAGCACGAAAACAGCCTGTACTCATTTGTGGAGGATTGTGACAGAAGGATAAGGGCGAGTCAGAGAAAGTTGGAAAAGACACCCGAAGAGAACAGAAAGACCGTCGATCTC ATGAGGGAAATTGGAGAAATTGAGCTTTCTATCCAAGGTGGTACGGAGGAAATTGAGGCGCTTGGTGAGGCaggaaaggttgaggagTCTATGGAGAAACTTGCCGCCGTCGACGCTCTCAAGGCTATGAAGGccgaaaaagaaaaggatcTTCAGCACCTCAACGAAAACGCTGGTGCAAGTGGTCACCAGAAGCTTCGTGTCTGCGAGACTTGC GGTGCCATGTTGAGTGTTCTTGACTCTGACAAACGTCTTGCCGACCACTTCGGTGGTAAGCTCCATTTGGGTTACCACGAGCTCCGTAAAATCCTCAGTGCCTTCTCCGAAGCCCGCATGACCGGTCGGCCCATACCCATCATCCCTCCCAAATCCCCTCGAGCTGACGGGGATGAGCCTTTACCGTTCTCCGCCCCCGCCATCCCTGCCACCGCACCTGCTGCCCCCACTGGCCCTCGTTCTGGGCTAAACCCCCCTATGGGCCCTTCAGGCAACGAGCCGCAAACGCCCCACCACGCTCGTGTTCCTCCTGCTGAAGAGATGCCCGTTGTGGGACATGGCGACAAGGTGAAGCGCGAGGCTGGCGAGCTGGTGGAGGAtctgaaggaagagagggcgatggaagaaagggataaggagagggagaggtaTAGGGAACGAGAGAGAGATAGGGATGATAGACATGACAGAAATAGGTATGACGATAGGGATAGGGACAGGTATAGGGACCGAGACAGGGAGAGGGACAGCAGGTATGGAGGAGACAGAGataggaagaagagctacGA CCGCGAGAGATCGAGGTCTCCTGTCAAGCGACGCGTTCTGTAA
- a CDS encoding hypothetical protein (Match to EST gb|CF192740.1|CF192740) — protein sequence MFTQVSTPSTPSFPNTPDVVEEMEKLQMNPSQEPTSTSLQINDEEELERFRAQWREELKAKKTGVTSGVNVGNVIWKSKGQGVEREHEDSNGHATLTSPKTSRMAHTLPAFEDDDDVPRAGPSKAVPAMAIIKGANHSKTHSKKFRTDKERAVQTYAKAVESEQSGQLNEALILYRRAFKMDDDVDKLYTRSVAKATAQQVLEQQGTSENPLPAIPNSADIVQPSAPVEEPYSFQRHIQLHPDYVKSSAAPIASSKTSSKSALTAILDSLPIAPYEFTFLPEDEDLPIPIASLPAELIDPILAHLDVIWVERFAATCWRARYLTQCSNVWRRLACRIYREPAILPPGGLTVKDLMQRHAGEWRTTLIEEERVRMDGCYIAVCHYIRPGAGDEWIAITHLITYHRFLRFYPDGSVISFLTTDHPSEIVPVLRPSLRGKGLHFGRWRLIRSDAIHNPEIDSEWVPSKSGEKRPARIIISDLLEPGVEKPKYEFEMELALRQTSRGRWNKLDILEYRSINLTTGETLALSLKNQKPFFFSKVRSYNPPF from the exons ATGTTTACTCAGGTGTCCACTCCCAGCACACCTTCGTTCCCTAACACGCCCGATGTAGtcgaagagatggagaaactGCAGATGAACCCGTCCCAGGAGCCGACATCAACGTCATTACAAATCaacgacgaagaggagctCGAGAGGTTTCGAGCCCAGTGGCGTGAGGAActcaaggccaagaagactGGAGTCACGAGTGGAGTGAACGTTGGGAACGTTATCTGGAAAAGCAAGGGACAGGGCGTGGAACGGGAGCATGAGGACAGCAATGGTCACGCCACCTTGACATCGCCCAAGACTTCTCGGATGGCACACACTCTGCCTGCGTTCGAAGACGATGACGATGTCCCTAGAGCTGGTCCATCGAAAGCTGTTCCAGCAATGGCCATCATCAAAGGTGCCAACCATAGCAAGACGCATTCGAAAAAGTTCAGAACCGACAAGGAGCGCGCTGTACAGACGTACGCCAAGGCTGTAGAGAGCGAGCAGAGTGGCCAGCTGAATGAAGCCTTGATACTTTATCGGAGGGCATTCAAGATGGATG ATGATGTGGATAAACTCTACACTCGTTCTGTCGCGAAAGCCACTGCCCAACAAGTCCTGGAACAACAAGGGACGAGTGAGAATCCCTTGCCAGCTATTCCCAATTCTGCCGATATTGTCCAGCCATCAGCACCTGTAGAGGAGCCTTATTCGTTCCAGCGCCATATCCAACTCCACCCCGACTACGTCAAATCTTCCGCTGCACCAATAGCTTCATCTAAGACATCATCTAAATCAGCTCTGACGGCCATACTGGACTCATTACCGATCGCTCCCTACGAATTTACCTTTTTGccagaagacgaggatTTACCTATACCGATTGCAAGTCTTCCAGCAGAGCTCATAGATCCTATCCTTGCTCATTTGGACGTCATCTGGGTGGAACGATTCGCCGCTACATGTTGGCGAGCGAGATATCTCACACAATGCTCAAATGTCTGGAGAAGATTAGCATGCAGGATCTATAGAGAGCCTGCGATACTCCCTCCAGGAGGGCTCACAGTGAAGGATCTGATGCAAAGGCACGCGGGCGAATGGCGAACGACGTtgatcgaagaagaaagggttAGGATGGACGGATGTTATATTGCTGTATGTCATTATAT TCGACCTGGTGCAGGAGATGAATGGATCGCG ATCACCCATCTGA TCACATACCATCGCTTCCTGCGTTTCTATCCCGACGGCTCAGTAATCTCTTTTTTAACAACGGACCA CCCCTCCGAAATCGTTCCTGTTCTCCGTCCATCTTTGCGCGGCAAGGGTTTACACTTCGGCCGCTGGCGACTCATCCGCTCAGACGCTATACACAATCCCGAAATCGACTCCGAATGGGTTCCATCCAAATCTGGGGAAAAGCGCCCCGCAAGGATTATCATCTCGGACTTATTAGAGCCTGGGGTGGAAAAGCCAAAATATGAGTTTGAGATGGAGCTGGCTTTGAGGCAGACAAGTCGTGGAAG GTGGAACAAACTTGATATTCTTGAATATCGTTCCATCAATCTCACTACAGGCGAAACTTTGGCCCTTTCGCTCAAGAATCAGAAgccgttcttcttctcaaa AGTGCGATCCTACAATCCGCCATTCTAA